A single region of the Neodiprion pinetum isolate iyNeoPine1 chromosome 5, iyNeoPine1.2, whole genome shotgun sequence genome encodes:
- the Drp1 gene encoding dynamin-1-like protein isoform X2, whose product MEALIPVINKLQDVFNTVGADAIQLPQIVVLGTQSSGKSSVIESLVGRSFLPRGTGIVTRRPLILQLVYAPKDDREHRTAEDGTLTLDEWGVFLHTKNKIFTNFDDIRLEIEAETNRMAGSNKGICPEPINLKVYSTSVVNLTLVDLPGITKVPVGDQPEDIEAQIRNLVLKHICNPNSIILAVVTANTDMATSESLKLSKDVDPDGRRTLAVVTKLDLMDAGTDAIDILCGRVIPVKLGIIGVVNRSQQDIMNNKSIQEALKDEAAFLQRKYPTLANRNGTPYLAKTLNRLLMHHIRDCLPDLKTRVNVMVSQFQTLLNSYGEDVGDKSQTLLQIITKFASSYCSTIEGTARNIETTELCGGARICYIFHETFGRTLDSIHPLAGLTRMDILTAIRNATGPRPALFVPEVSFELLVKRQIRRLEEPSLRCVELVHEEMQRIIQHCGTEVQQEMLRFPKLHERIVDVVTHLLRRRLPTTNSMVENLVAIELAYINTKHPDFHKDAALVSSLLKNAEADQVRPSKRHISASSNTSTGSTILPSEQNQKAVNNREEPPVFNNEQSKEAQANHWLLSNLLPQVKSDSTSGNSIDGSPRGSPQQKPVNLLPEVPMQTSRKLSDREQRDCDVIERLIKSYFYIVRKSIQDSVPKAVMHFLVNYVKDNLQSELVTHLYKTDHIESLLNESEHIAVRRREAADMLKALTKAGHIISEIRETHMW is encoded by the exons aTGGAGGCCCTAATTCCAGTGATAAATAAACTCCAAGATGTATTCAACACCGTTGGTGCTGACGCCATACAATTGCCTCAAATCGTCGTTCTCGGAACACAg AGCTCCGGGAAATCGTCCGTCATAGAGAGTTTGGTAGGCCGCTCGTTTCTGCCCAGAGGGACTGGTATAGTGACTCGTAGGCCGTTGATTCTTCAGCTCGTTTATGCGCCGAAAGATGACAGGGAGCACAGAACAGCCGAAGATGGGACGCTTACCCTTGACGAGTGGGGTGTATTTTTGCacactaaaaataaaatatttacaaacttCGATGATATCAGGTTGGAAATTGAGGCTGAAACGAATCGGATGGCTGGATCCAACAAGGGAATTTGTCCTGAACCGATTAATCTGAAGGTTTATTCAACCTCGGTTGTAAATCTGACACTCGTCGACTTGCCAGGGATCACCAAGGTCCCCGTTGGCGATCAGCCCGAGGATATTGAAGCGCAAATCAGAAACTTGGTTCTGAAACACATTTGCAATCCAAATTCCATAATATTGGCCGTTGTAACCGCAAACACGGACATGGCGACCAGCGAGAGCCTCAAACTCAGCAAAGACGTTGATCCCGATGGAAGGAGAACCCTCGCAGTTGTTACTAAACTGGATCTAATGGACGCTG GAACGGATGCGATTGATATCCTGTGCGGACGGGTGATTCCTGTGAAGCTGGGGATCATAGGAGTTGTAAATCGTTCACAGCAAGACATAATGAATAACAAGTCTATCCAGGAAGCTCTTAAGGACGAAGCTGCCTTCCTGCAACGAAAATATCCTACTTTGGCAAACAGAAACGGCACTCCTTACTTAGCAAAAACCCTCAACAGACTTTTAATGCATCATATTCGCGATTGCCTTCCCGATTTAAAG ACACGCGTGAATGTGATGGTCTCCCAATTCCAAACACTTTTAAACTCATATGGAGAGGATGTGGGAGACAAGAGCCAGACACTACTTCAGATAATAACCAAGTTTGCGAGCAGTTACTGTTCGACGATTGAGGGAACAGCAAGAAATATAGAGACTACCGAGCTCTGTGGAGGTGCTCGTATCTGCTACATATTTCACGAGACATTTGGACGAACACTAGATTCCATTCATCCACTGGCTGGTCTAACTAGGATGGATATTTTGACTGCAATTCGAAATGCGACGGGTCCCAGACCGGCTCTCTTTGTTCCCGAGGTCTCGTTTGAACTCCTGGTCAAGCGACAGATCAGGAGACTCGAAGAGCCTTCGCTACGCTGCGTCGAACTAGTTCACGAAGAGATGCAGAGAATCATTCAACACTGCGGCACCGAAGTTCAGCAAGAAATGCTTCGTTTTCCAAAACTACACGAACGGATCGTCGACGTTGTTACGCATCTTCTACGCCGACGATTACCGACAACTAATTCTATG GTGGAGAATTTGGTCGCTATCGAGCTTGCTTACATCAATACCAAACATCCAGATTTTCACAAAGATGCGGCACTAGTCTCTTCGTTATTAAAGAATGCAGAGGCGGATCAAGTAAGACCCAGTAAAAGACATATATCTGCTTCTTCAAATACTTCTACAGGCAGTACGATTCTACCTTCCGAACAA AATCAAAAAGCAGTCAACAATCGTGAGGAGCCACCGGTATTTAATAACGAACAAAGTAAAGAGGCACAAGCAAATCATTGGCTGCTGAGCAACTTGCTGCCGCAAGTAAAGTCTGATTCAACAAGCGGCAATTCCATCGATGGATCTCCA CGGGGATCGCCACAGCAAAAACCAGTAAATCTACTCCCAGAAGTTCCGATGCAAACTTCTCGGAAGCTTAGTGATCGTGAGCAACGTGACTGTGATGTGATCG AGCGTCTTATCAAGTCGTATTTTTACATAGTTAGAAAATCAATTCAGGACAGCGTACCGAAGGCTGTTATGCATTTCCTCGTTAATTACGTTAAGGACAATTTACAGAGCGAGTTGGTCACTCACCTGTACAAAACGGACCACATTGAGTCGTTACTTAATGAGAGCGAACACATCGCCGTGAGGCGTAGGGAAGCTGCTGATATGCTCAAA GCACTAACAAAGGCTGGGCACATCATAAGCGAGATTCGTGAGACACATATGTGGTGA
- the Drp1 gene encoding dynamin-1-like protein isoform X1, whose translation MEALIPVINKLQDVFNTVGADAIQLPQIVVLGTQSSGKSSVIESLVGRSFLPRGTGIVTRRPLILQLVYAPKDDREHRTAEDGTLTLDEWGVFLHTKNKIFTNFDDIRLEIEAETNRMAGSNKGICPEPINLKVYSTSVVNLTLVDLPGITKVPVGDQPEDIEAQIRNLVLKHICNPNSIILAVVTANTDMATSESLKLSKDVDPDGRRTLAVVTKLDLMDAGTDAIDILCGRVIPVKLGIIGVVNRSQQDIMNNKSIQEALKDEAAFLQRKYPTLANRNGTPYLAKTLNRLLMHHIRDCLPDLKTRVNVMVSQFQTLLNSYGEDVGDKSQTLLQIITKFASSYCSTIEGTARNIETTELCGGARICYIFHETFGRTLDSIHPLAGLTRMDILTAIRNATGPRPALFVPEVSFELLVKRQIRRLEEPSLRCVELVHEEMQRIIQHCGTEVQQEMLRFPKLHERIVDVVTHLLRRRLPTTNSMVENLVAIELAYINTKHPDFHKDAALVSSLLKNAEADQVRPSKRHISASSNTSTGSTILPSEQNQKAVNNREEPPVFNNEQSKEAQANHWLLSNLLPQVKSDSTSGNSIDGSPVRYRDGSPIPNPTPSPNSVSDLQRGSPQQKPVNLLPEVPMQTSRKLSDREQRDCDVIERLIKSYFYIVRKSIQDSVPKAVMHFLVNYVKDNLQSELVTHLYKTDHIESLLNESEHIAVRRREAADMLKALTKAGHIISEIRETHMW comes from the exons aTGGAGGCCCTAATTCCAGTGATAAATAAACTCCAAGATGTATTCAACACCGTTGGTGCTGACGCCATACAATTGCCTCAAATCGTCGTTCTCGGAACACAg AGCTCCGGGAAATCGTCCGTCATAGAGAGTTTGGTAGGCCGCTCGTTTCTGCCCAGAGGGACTGGTATAGTGACTCGTAGGCCGTTGATTCTTCAGCTCGTTTATGCGCCGAAAGATGACAGGGAGCACAGAACAGCCGAAGATGGGACGCTTACCCTTGACGAGTGGGGTGTATTTTTGCacactaaaaataaaatatttacaaacttCGATGATATCAGGTTGGAAATTGAGGCTGAAACGAATCGGATGGCTGGATCCAACAAGGGAATTTGTCCTGAACCGATTAATCTGAAGGTTTATTCAACCTCGGTTGTAAATCTGACACTCGTCGACTTGCCAGGGATCACCAAGGTCCCCGTTGGCGATCAGCCCGAGGATATTGAAGCGCAAATCAGAAACTTGGTTCTGAAACACATTTGCAATCCAAATTCCATAATATTGGCCGTTGTAACCGCAAACACGGACATGGCGACCAGCGAGAGCCTCAAACTCAGCAAAGACGTTGATCCCGATGGAAGGAGAACCCTCGCAGTTGTTACTAAACTGGATCTAATGGACGCTG GAACGGATGCGATTGATATCCTGTGCGGACGGGTGATTCCTGTGAAGCTGGGGATCATAGGAGTTGTAAATCGTTCACAGCAAGACATAATGAATAACAAGTCTATCCAGGAAGCTCTTAAGGACGAAGCTGCCTTCCTGCAACGAAAATATCCTACTTTGGCAAACAGAAACGGCACTCCTTACTTAGCAAAAACCCTCAACAGACTTTTAATGCATCATATTCGCGATTGCCTTCCCGATTTAAAG ACACGCGTGAATGTGATGGTCTCCCAATTCCAAACACTTTTAAACTCATATGGAGAGGATGTGGGAGACAAGAGCCAGACACTACTTCAGATAATAACCAAGTTTGCGAGCAGTTACTGTTCGACGATTGAGGGAACAGCAAGAAATATAGAGACTACCGAGCTCTGTGGAGGTGCTCGTATCTGCTACATATTTCACGAGACATTTGGACGAACACTAGATTCCATTCATCCACTGGCTGGTCTAACTAGGATGGATATTTTGACTGCAATTCGAAATGCGACGGGTCCCAGACCGGCTCTCTTTGTTCCCGAGGTCTCGTTTGAACTCCTGGTCAAGCGACAGATCAGGAGACTCGAAGAGCCTTCGCTACGCTGCGTCGAACTAGTTCACGAAGAGATGCAGAGAATCATTCAACACTGCGGCACCGAAGTTCAGCAAGAAATGCTTCGTTTTCCAAAACTACACGAACGGATCGTCGACGTTGTTACGCATCTTCTACGCCGACGATTACCGACAACTAATTCTATG GTGGAGAATTTGGTCGCTATCGAGCTTGCTTACATCAATACCAAACATCCAGATTTTCACAAAGATGCGGCACTAGTCTCTTCGTTATTAAAGAATGCAGAGGCGGATCAAGTAAGACCCAGTAAAAGACATATATCTGCTTCTTCAAATACTTCTACAGGCAGTACGATTCTACCTTCCGAACAA AATCAAAAAGCAGTCAACAATCGTGAGGAGCCACCGGTATTTAATAACGAACAAAGTAAAGAGGCACAAGCAAATCATTGGCTGCTGAGCAACTTGCTGCCGCAAGTAAAGTCTGATTCAACAAGCGGCAATTCCATCGATGGATCTCCAGTAAGATATAGGGATGGAAGTCCCATTCCTAATCCTACACCTAGCCCAAATTCTGTTTCGGATTTACAGCGGGGATCGCCACAGCAAAAACCAGTAAATCTACTCCCAGAAGTTCCGATGCAAACTTCTCGGAAGCTTAGTGATCGTGAGCAACGTGACTGTGATGTGATCG AGCGTCTTATCAAGTCGTATTTTTACATAGTTAGAAAATCAATTCAGGACAGCGTACCGAAGGCTGTTATGCATTTCCTCGTTAATTACGTTAAGGACAATTTACAGAGCGAGTTGGTCACTCACCTGTACAAAACGGACCACATTGAGTCGTTACTTAATGAGAGCGAACACATCGCCGTGAGGCGTAGGGAAGCTGCTGATATGCTCAAA GCACTAACAAAGGCTGGGCACATCATAAGCGAGATTCGTGAGACACATATGTGGTGA
- the Drp1 gene encoding dynamin-1-like protein isoform X3, which yields MEALIPVINKLQDVFNTVGADAIQLPQIVVLGTQSSGKSSVIESLVGRSFLPRGTGIVTRRPLILQLVYAPKDDREHRTAEDGTLTLDEWGVFLHTKNKIFTNFDDIRLEIEAETNRMAGSNKGICPEPINLKVYSTSVVNLTLVDLPGITKVPVGDQPEDIEAQIRNLVLKHICNPNSIILAVVTANTDMATSESLKLSKDVDPDGRRTLAVVTKLDLMDAGTDAIDILCGRVIPVKLGIIGVVNRSQQDIMNNKSIQEALKDEAAFLQRKYPTLANRNGTPYLAKTLNRLLMHHIRDCLPDLKTRVNVMVSQFQTLLNSYGEDVGDKSQTLLQIITKFASSYCSTIEGTARNIETTELCGGARICYIFHETFGRTLDSIHPLAGLTRMDILTAIRNATGPRPALFVPEVSFELLVKRQIRRLEEPSLRCVELVHEEMQRIIQHCGTEVQQEMLRFPKLHERIVDVVTHLLRRRLPTTNSMVENLVAIELAYINTKHPDFHKDAALVSSLLKNAEADQNQKAVNNREEPPVFNNEQSKEAQANHWLLSNLLPQVKSDSTSGNSIDGSPVRYRDGSPIPNPTPSPNSVSDLQRGSPQQKPVNLLPEVPMQTSRKLSDREQRDCDVIERLIKSYFYIVRKSIQDSVPKAVMHFLVNYVKDNLQSELVTHLYKTDHIESLLNESEHIAVRRREAADMLKALTKAGHIISEIRETHMW from the exons aTGGAGGCCCTAATTCCAGTGATAAATAAACTCCAAGATGTATTCAACACCGTTGGTGCTGACGCCATACAATTGCCTCAAATCGTCGTTCTCGGAACACAg AGCTCCGGGAAATCGTCCGTCATAGAGAGTTTGGTAGGCCGCTCGTTTCTGCCCAGAGGGACTGGTATAGTGACTCGTAGGCCGTTGATTCTTCAGCTCGTTTATGCGCCGAAAGATGACAGGGAGCACAGAACAGCCGAAGATGGGACGCTTACCCTTGACGAGTGGGGTGTATTTTTGCacactaaaaataaaatatttacaaacttCGATGATATCAGGTTGGAAATTGAGGCTGAAACGAATCGGATGGCTGGATCCAACAAGGGAATTTGTCCTGAACCGATTAATCTGAAGGTTTATTCAACCTCGGTTGTAAATCTGACACTCGTCGACTTGCCAGGGATCACCAAGGTCCCCGTTGGCGATCAGCCCGAGGATATTGAAGCGCAAATCAGAAACTTGGTTCTGAAACACATTTGCAATCCAAATTCCATAATATTGGCCGTTGTAACCGCAAACACGGACATGGCGACCAGCGAGAGCCTCAAACTCAGCAAAGACGTTGATCCCGATGGAAGGAGAACCCTCGCAGTTGTTACTAAACTGGATCTAATGGACGCTG GAACGGATGCGATTGATATCCTGTGCGGACGGGTGATTCCTGTGAAGCTGGGGATCATAGGAGTTGTAAATCGTTCACAGCAAGACATAATGAATAACAAGTCTATCCAGGAAGCTCTTAAGGACGAAGCTGCCTTCCTGCAACGAAAATATCCTACTTTGGCAAACAGAAACGGCACTCCTTACTTAGCAAAAACCCTCAACAGACTTTTAATGCATCATATTCGCGATTGCCTTCCCGATTTAAAG ACACGCGTGAATGTGATGGTCTCCCAATTCCAAACACTTTTAAACTCATATGGAGAGGATGTGGGAGACAAGAGCCAGACACTACTTCAGATAATAACCAAGTTTGCGAGCAGTTACTGTTCGACGATTGAGGGAACAGCAAGAAATATAGAGACTACCGAGCTCTGTGGAGGTGCTCGTATCTGCTACATATTTCACGAGACATTTGGACGAACACTAGATTCCATTCATCCACTGGCTGGTCTAACTAGGATGGATATTTTGACTGCAATTCGAAATGCGACGGGTCCCAGACCGGCTCTCTTTGTTCCCGAGGTCTCGTTTGAACTCCTGGTCAAGCGACAGATCAGGAGACTCGAAGAGCCTTCGCTACGCTGCGTCGAACTAGTTCACGAAGAGATGCAGAGAATCATTCAACACTGCGGCACCGAAGTTCAGCAAGAAATGCTTCGTTTTCCAAAACTACACGAACGGATCGTCGACGTTGTTACGCATCTTCTACGCCGACGATTACCGACAACTAATTCTATG GTGGAGAATTTGGTCGCTATCGAGCTTGCTTACATCAATACCAAACATCCAGATTTTCACAAAGATGCGGCACTAGTCTCTTCGTTATTAAAGAATGCAGAGGCGGATCAA AATCAAAAAGCAGTCAACAATCGTGAGGAGCCACCGGTATTTAATAACGAACAAAGTAAAGAGGCACAAGCAAATCATTGGCTGCTGAGCAACTTGCTGCCGCAAGTAAAGTCTGATTCAACAAGCGGCAATTCCATCGATGGATCTCCAGTAAGATATAGGGATGGAAGTCCCATTCCTAATCCTACACCTAGCCCAAATTCTGTTTCGGATTTACAGCGGGGATCGCCACAGCAAAAACCAGTAAATCTACTCCCAGAAGTTCCGATGCAAACTTCTCGGAAGCTTAGTGATCGTGAGCAACGTGACTGTGATGTGATCG AGCGTCTTATCAAGTCGTATTTTTACATAGTTAGAAAATCAATTCAGGACAGCGTACCGAAGGCTGTTATGCATTTCCTCGTTAATTACGTTAAGGACAATTTACAGAGCGAGTTGGTCACTCACCTGTACAAAACGGACCACATTGAGTCGTTACTTAATGAGAGCGAACACATCGCCGTGAGGCGTAGGGAAGCTGCTGATATGCTCAAA GCACTAACAAAGGCTGGGCACATCATAAGCGAGATTCGTGAGACACATATGTGGTGA
- the LOC124220395 gene encoding SET and MYND domain-containing protein 4, whose translation MNSYFDTAYRSATERKFFEKFVDQSKSGNSNKVIEIVRKIPELRNWTIKESYRPKCDKEAEKFLIQSAQTVKHDEKIFQLTKAVFAANINNSTVFLDALMDRIRCFFAAEYFKKCLMDCQHMSSVLNEKIFPNLNERDHQILKMECLSYEIRCLKILGDTEKAKILAREGIREAKHFFQSIEQQGGEQISDEKKLEKLSPFLGVLNEKYSHSRTSDAQNDDQIAIPRVLGKQNEKLQSCSDAVALQYDQTRGRHLVATRNIKTGSVLLVDEPFAWSTDEAMLEKNCLHCHKSLKSTETVKIPCRNCQTVNYCSEECRIESWEKYHRWECTVFDYFYSMKEIQSSRLLLAYRATVMLATRNMDIEKDDKLSADLKKYHSDNDINKKRLEIGLNKEYDPMDYSTVYSLETNSKDIDPKVNLMHALHSILLAKCFRYVSTKILPKIEIGDDEEHILASATLRHLQAINSNAYEIVENVLDKGTKVWEPKTVGGAIYATVSLTNHSCYPNVVRHSYPRGKVVVRAIRFIPKGTEILDCYGPHFLRDIKSERHNYLFKKYNFNCNCEACSKNLSLPLSDLLYKCKKCVQICEKLKNSCTKCATRVDRAKTSKIVTESVRHRLIAIQNMLDGNHMAALPILLHHAELLDKTISDYSMEAVRTQQALIQCFNSVGCTSK comes from the exons ATGAATAGCTATTTCGATACAGCTTATCGCTCCGCGACAGAgcgtaaatttttcgaaaaattcgtcGACCAATCAAAGAGTGGAAACTCTAATAAAGTTATTGAAATAGTTCGAAAAATCCCCGAGCTTCGTAATTGGACAATAAAAGAATCCTATCGACCAAAATGTGATAAAGAGGCTGAGAAATTTCTAATTCAATCTGCTCAAACGGTAAaacatgatgaaaaaatattccaactTACAAAAGCGGTATTTGCGGCCAATATTAACAACTCTACAGTGTTTCTGGACGCTCTGATGGACCGTATTCGCTGCTTCTTCGCGgctgaatattttaaaaaatgtttgatgGATTGTCAACACATGTCTTcagttttgaatgaaaaaattttcccaaattTAAACGAAAGAGACCATCAAATCTTGAAAATGGAATGTTTGTCCTACGAAATAAGGTGTCTAAAAATCTTGGGAGACACAGAAaaggcgaaaattttagccaGAGAAGGTATAAGGGAAGCAAAACACTTCTTTCAATCTATAGAACAACAAGGTGGAGAGCAAAtaagcgatgaaaaaaagttagaaaaaCTTTCCCCGTTTCTCGGcgttttgaatgaaaaatatagcCATAGTAGAACATCCGATGCTCAAAACGATGATCAGATAGCTATCCCCAGAGTTTTGGgtaaacaaaatgaaaagttacagagCTGTTCAGACGCCGTAGCCCTACAGTATGATCAGACAAGGGGCAGGCATTTGGTCGCTACAAGGAATATAAAAACTGGTAGTGTTTTGCTAGTTGACGAGCCTTTTGCTTGGAGCACTGATGAAGCAATGCTCGAAAAAAACTGCCTTCATTGCCACAAGTCTTTAAAATCTACGGAGACCGTTAAAATACCATGTCGCAATTGCCAAACA GTAAATTATTGTTCGGAGGAATGTAGAATAGAGTCGTGGGAAAAGTATCATCGCTGGGAGTGTACAGTCTTTGATTACTTTTATAGTATGAAGGAAATACAAAGTTCACGACTTTTGTTAGCATATAGGGCAACCGTTATGCTGGCAACACGAAACATGGATATAGAGAAAGACGATAAACTGAGTGCTGACTTGAAAAAGTATCATTCGGATaatgatattaataaaaaGAGACTAGAAATTGGATTAAATAAAGAATATGACCCGATGGACTATAGCACTGTTTATTCGCTGGAAACGAATTCCAAAGATATCGACCCAAAGGTGAATCTCATGCATGCGTTACACAGCATACTTCTGGCTAAATGTTTCAGATACGTGTCCACCAAAATATtgccaaaaattgaaattggtgACGACGAAGAACACATTTTAGCATCGGCAACCCTTCGCCATTTGCAAGCAATAAATTCCAATGCATACGAGATAGTCGAAAATGTTTTGGATAAGGGCACTAAAGTCTGGGAACCAAAAACCGTTGGTGGAGCAATTTATGCAACGGTTAGCTTGACAAATCACAGCTGTTACCCGAATGTGGTTCGCCATAGTTATCCTAGAg GAAAAGTCGTCGTACGAGCTATACGCTTCATTCCGAAGGGCACAGAAATTTTGGATTGTTACGGACCGCATTTTCTGCGCGACATTAAATCAGAGAGGCATAACTACCtctttaaaaaatacaattttaattGCAACTGCGAAGCTTGCAGCAAGAATTTGTCACTACCACTTTCAGATTTGTTGtacaaatgtaaaaaatgtgtcCAGATTTGTgagaagttaaaaaattcttgcaCAAAGTGTGCTACCAGAGTTGATAGAGCGAAAACAAGTAAGATTGTCACCGAATCTGTCCGACATAGATTGATAGCGATTCAAAATATGTTGGATGGAAACCATATGGCCGCTTTGCCTATATTGTTGCATCACGCTGAGCTACTTGATAAAACAATTTCGGATTATAGCATGGAGGCTGTTAGGACTCAGCAAGCATTAATACAATGTTTCAATAGTGTAGGTTGCACATCTAAGTGA